The nucleotide window GCTGGGTTTTACTCTGACTTTTCCTCCACCTGATTTTCGGGAGAGGTGTCATCCCTGTGGCGGTCATCGGTGAAGGTGTCTGCAGCCGTGTCGTCATTTCTGAAGTAAGGGCTGGGTCTGCGCTCAAATTCATCGCCAGCAATGGCAGGATCATCGGACTTCTGCCACTGGTAATCGTCTTTGCCTTCATCCAGATCAAAAGGTGTGTCGATCTGGTCTGCGGGTTCAGATTCGCTGTTCACGATGGAAGCCACGGCATTGGCGGTGATGCTCTCCTCGGAGTCGGTGATGTCTGAAATGTCATTGGCCTCATCGTTTTTCTCCACGCCTCCAAAATCAATGGTGGCATCCATCTGCTCGTCATCGGCCTGCAATGTGGGATCCACCTCGTCTCCAGAAATGGTGAAGTGTTCTGCCACTTTGGGATCCAATTGGTCTTCCCAGTTGTCATCGGACCCCGGATTGTCATTGCGTTGATCATCCGCCATAAAAGCCTCCTTGTGGCCCTCATGGTCGCGGAAAATCTGCGGCAGATCAGCAAAGAAAGCTACATTGAAGGTTGATGGGCAGATCAGAGGACACGTGCACTGGTCATTGTGTGGATTGCTGGCTTCCTGTGGCCGGATATGCTGTCTGGATGTTGTTGCTGATCACCGGAGCCAGTTGCGTGGGCAAGACCACGGTTCGCCAGTTGCTTCAGGATGTTCTGAAACCCCAGGTGGAAGCAGTGGAACTCACCACCCTCACCCCCTATCCCCGGGACATCACCCTGACCTGGAGGCATCAGGCCATTGAAACCGTTGTGCAGCATGCCCTGAAGTTGCAGCAGGAAGGGAAACACCTTTTGCTGGCTGGAGATCCCGTGCCTCCAGGAGAGTTGCTGGCGGTGCCTTCAGCAGAGCACCTGGAAGGCATCCGGGTGCTCTTGCTGGATGTTCAGGAAGAAGCCCACCTGCAGCGACTGGAACGCAGACAGGACGATCCCCGGTTCTGGCCCAATCATCTTGCTGTCGCAGCGTGGTTCAGAGCACATGTGAGGGATCCGCAACACCTGCAGGCGGTCATCCTTCAGGGGGCCTGGGAAGCAATGCACTGGGAACGCTGGGAACACTGGACAAAGGGGCATCCAGCGTGGCAGTTTGATGTGCTGGACACCTCCCATCTGAACGCTGAGCAGGTGGCAGCGCAGGCCCTGCTCTGGTGCAGAAAGCAACTGGGGTAAACAGCAGACCCTACTGCGTTGATCCGTGAAATGGAAGGATTTGGTTGAATCCTTCCATTTCAAAAAACACCCTTCAGTGCTCAAACCTCTTGTTCTTCTGTCAAAGGCTCCAATACAGCAGGACGGTGCCCCGGATGCTCAGGCAGACATTGCGGCTCTGGTCAGGTAAAACATGGCTGTGGCATGGCTGGCCGTTCCCGCCAGCACGAACAAATGCCAGATTTCATGGTAGCCAAACACGCCAGGAATGGGATTGAAGCGTTTGGTGCCATAAACCACTGCACCCAGGGAATAAAAAATTCCGCCCAGTGCAATCCAGATCACAGGAGGCCAGGAGTAGACATGCAGCAGTTGAGGCACCAGCAACACACTGCCCCAGCCCATCAGCAGGTACAGTCCGGTGGACACCCAGCGGTGAATGTTGAGGGTCACCAGTTTCAGGATCACCCCTGCCAGAGCGATGCTCCACACCCCAATCAGGGTCCATTTGGCCCAGACAGGAGGGAGGGCAAAGTAGGCCACAGGCGTATAGCTGCCCGCAATCAGCAGAAAGATGGCACTGTGGTCCAGTTTGGTCAGCCATTGCAGCACAGCGTCTCTGGCCCGCACAGAGTGCAGGGTGGCACTGGCCAGGTACAGCAAAATCATGCTGATGCCATACACCAGAAAAGGCCACCAGTGAACCCCACCACGAAAAGCAAAAATGCACAACAGCACCGTGAGGACCACGGCCATGACCGCCCCAAACCAGTGGGTCAGGGCGTTGATGGGTTCACGCAGGAGCTTGATCATGTCTCAGCATAACCTTGAACCAGGTGTAAAAAGTGTGAGGTTTTTCTCTGGGCAAGACCTTGGTGGTTCCATTCAGCGGCATTCTCAAACAGAGCATCACACCCACCACCCGATTCACATGAACCCCATCAACCCACACCTCCGACACAAAATCCAACCCACTGCTGGTGCAGCCCTCCAATTGTGGAGGGCTGCTTTGTGTTCGATGTTTTGTGTTCGATGTTTTGTGTTCGATGTGTTTTGTGTTCGATGTGTTTTGTGCAGGGTCTGTCTTCCAAGTGCCGGTTTTTCTCAACGGGTTTGTGGAAAACCCAGATCCACTTTGGACGTGCTGGGATCGGGCCAGCGGCTGGTCACCACCTTGGTGCGGGTGAAGAACTTGATGCCATCTGGACCGTACATGTGGGTGTCACCAAACAGGCTGGCCTTCCATCCTCCAAAGCTGTAATAGGCCACAGGCACAGGAATGGGCACATTCACACCGACCATGCCAGCGTTGCACTCAAACTGGAATTTGCGTGCAGCCCCACCATCACGGGTGAAAATGGCTGTTCCGTTGCCATAAGGGTTGTCGTTGATCAGGCCCAGACCCTCTTCATAGGTGTCTGCACGGACCACACAGAGCACCGGACCGAAAATCTCGTCTTTGTAGCAGGCCATGTCAGAAGTCACATGGTCAATCAGGCTGACCCCCAGGAAGAAACCGTTTCCTGGAACCTCGGTTTTGCGGCCATCCACCACCAGGGTTGCGCCCTGATCTGCTGCCCCTGCAATGTAAGAAGCCACTTTGTCGCGGTGTTCTCTGGTGATCAGGGGTCCCATTTCGTTCTGGGGATCGTTGCCGGGACCGACTTTGAGTTTTGGGAGGCGTTCGGAGATGGCCTCGATGAGTTGATCGCCCACCCCGCCCACAGCCACCACCACTGAAATGGCCATGCAGCGCTCTCCAGCAGACCCATAAGCTGCAGAAACTGCAGCATCTGCAGCCATGTTCACATCGGCATCGGGAAGCACCAGCATGTGGTTCTTGGCTCCACCCAGGGCCTGCACCCGCTTCCCATGCTTCGTTCCAGTTTCATAGACGTACTGGGCAATCGGGGTGGACCCCACGAAACTCACCGCTGCAATGTCCTTGTGGGACAGCAGGTGGTCCACAGCCAGTTTGTCTCCATGGATCACGTTGAACACCCCATCAGGGAGTCCAGCCTGTTTGAGCAGGTCAGCCATAAAAAGGCTGGCACTGGGATCCTTCTCGCTGGGTTTCAGGATGAAGGTGTTTCCACACCCGATGGCATTGGCAAACATCCACATCGGAACCATCGCAGGAAAGTTGAAAGGGGTGATTCCAGCCACCACACCCAGGGGCTGAGGAATCGAGTAAACGTCCACACCTGTGGAAGCCTGCTCACTGTAATTGCCTTTGAGGAGGTTGGGGATGCCGCAGGCAAATTCCACGTTTTCCAGACCTCTGGCAATCTCTCCCAAAGCGTCGCTGGTGACCTTGCCGTGCTCTGCAGTCAGCAGTCTGGCCAGTTCCAGACGGTTGCGGTCCACCAGATCCCGGAATTTGAACAGGATGTCTGCCCGTTTGGAAAGCGGGGTGTTCCTCCAGGTCTTGAAGGCCTGTTTTGCCACTTCAATGACATGGTCGAGTTCTTCGGTGCTGGCAAAATCCACATGGGCCTGCACTTCTCCAGTGGCTGGATTGAACACATTGCCGTGCCTGCCGCTGGTGCTGGGGGTGATGGATCCGTTGACCCAGTGGCTGATGCGTTTGATGTCCTGCGAAATGGTCATTGTGGTTACCTCGTTTTGGAGTCAATCTGCTGCAGGTGCCTTGATCAGGTCATCCACCAGGGCCAGGGCTTCTTCGTACACGTCCAGACCCTTGTCCAGGTCCTCCTGGCTGATCACCAGAGGGGGGCACACCCACACCATGTTGAACCGCACAAAAGCGTAGATGTACTTGCTCTTCAGGTAAGCGGCCAGTTTCTGCATTTCTGGGGAGCTGCCGTTGAAGGGGGCCAGAGGCTCCCTGGTTTCCTTGTTTCTGACCAGTTCGATCACACTGAAAAGCCCGATGTAACGCACATCTCCAACGCAATCGAATTTGGCTTTCATGGCTTCCAGGCGCTGGCCCAGGTGGTGTCCGAGGCTGTTCACATTGTCAAAAATGCGTTCTTCCTCGTAAACATCCAGGTTGGCAATGGCAGCAGCGCAACTGACCGGGTGGCTGGAGTAGGTCAGGCCACCCCAGAGCATGGTGTTCTCGAAGTGCTGGGCGATTTTTTCAGACACGATCACGGCCCCCAGAGGCATGTACCCGGAGGTCAGGCCCTTGGCACAGGTCACGATGTCGGGCTGGATGCCGTAATGCTGGGTCGCCAGGTAGGTTCCGGTGCGTCCGAACCCGCTCATCACCTCATCGTCGATGAGCAAGATGCCGTACTTGTCGCACAGGGCACGCAGTTTAGGGTAGTAATCGTCCGGGGGAACCAGCAGGCCGTTGCTGCCTGTGATGCCCTCCACCAGAATGGCGGCAATGGTGTGGGGGCCTTCCATCTGGATGATCTCCTCGATGTGGCTCACGCACTCCCGGTGGCACCAGTCGGGCTGCTTGCCAAAAGGACAGCGGTAACAGTAAGGATCAAAAGCCCGCACCACACCCGGGATTCCAGGTTCCACAGCCCAGCGTCTGGGATCTCCCGAAGCCGTCATGGACCCCATGGTGGCCCCGTGGTAACTGCGGTACCGGGTGATGATCTTGTCCCGTCCGGTGTACAGGCGGGCGATCTTGATGGCGTTCTCGTTGGCTTCACTGCCCCCGAGCGTGAAGAAGCTCTTGGCAAGGCCCGTCACTTCTGCAAGGCGCTTCCCGAGTTCCCCTCTGGGCTTGCTGGCAAAGGCAGGTGCAGCGAAACACAGTTCATCCACCTGCTTCTTGATGGCTTCCAGCACTTTGGGATGCTGGTGCCCCACATTGATGTTGATCAGCTGCGAACTGAAATCCAGCCAGTGGTTGCCGTCCCCATCGAAGAAATATGCGCCTTTTCCTCCTGCAATGTGGATGGGGTTGGCCTGGCTCTGCACCGACCAGGAGAACAGGGTGTAATCGCGGTTCTGCTGGATGACTTCTTTGCTGTCCATTTACGCCTCCTGTCGTGCCGAGGGCTGAGCGCCGAGGGCCGAGAGCAACCAGGGCCAAGCCTGTCTTGTTTGAGACCTTCAAAATGCTGTTGAAACAACGGGATGCACCAGAGCACACAACGCGGATCTGGAAGCACGACGGGAATGGGATTTCCTTGCCCCTATAGTATTTTTTTGTTTTCCTGCCTCACAAGAGACACAGTGTCAAAATTGGAGGGTTCCAGCACCAGGATTTCCAGGGCCACCTGCAAATAAAGCTGGCGTTTTGCAGAATCCAGATCACCCAGCATGCCCCTGAGTTGTTCCAGACGGTAGTAAATGGTTTGCCTTCGGACCCCCAGGATGCGGGCCGCTTCTGCAATGTTGAACTGGTGGTTCAGCAGGGTTTGCAAAGTGCTCAAAAGTGAGCTTCTGGGACGGCTGGGAAGGCTCAGGATCGGTCCCAGCTGGTCTGCCAGAAACTGGGTGTGCCTGCCGG belongs to Deinococcus roseus and includes:
- the trhA gene encoding PAQR family membrane homeostasis protein TrhA — translated: MIKLLREPINALTHWFGAVMAVVLTVLLCIFAFRGGVHWWPFLVYGISMILLYLASATLHSVRARDAVLQWLTKLDHSAIFLLIAGSYTPVAYFALPPVWAKWTLIGVWSIALAGVILKLVTLNIHRWVSTGLYLLMGWGSVLLVPQLLHVYSWPPVIWIALGGIFYSLGAVVYGTKRFNPIPGVFGYHEIWHLFVLAGTASHATAMFYLTRAAMSA
- a CDS encoding CoA-acylating methylmalonate-semialdehyde dehydrogenase; protein product: MTISQDIKRISHWVNGSITPSTSGRHGNVFNPATGEVQAHVDFASTEELDHVIEVAKQAFKTWRNTPLSKRADILFKFRDLVDRNRLELARLLTAEHGKVTSDALGEIARGLENVEFACGIPNLLKGNYSEQASTGVDVYSIPQPLGVVAGITPFNFPAMVPMWMFANAIGCGNTFILKPSEKDPSASLFMADLLKQAGLPDGVFNVIHGDKLAVDHLLSHKDIAAVSFVGSTPIAQYVYETGTKHGKRVQALGGAKNHMLVLPDADVNMAADAAVSAAYGSAGERCMAISVVVAVGGVGDQLIEAISERLPKLKVGPGNDPQNEMGPLITREHRDKVASYIAGAADQGATLVVDGRKTEVPGNGFFLGVSLIDHVTSDMACYKDEIFGPVLCVVRADTYEEGLGLINDNPYGNGTAIFTRDGGAARKFQFECNAGMVGVNVPIPVPVAYYSFGGWKASLFGDTHMYGPDGIKFFTRTKVVTSRWPDPSTSKVDLGFPQTR
- a CDS encoding aminotransferase class III-fold pyridoxal phosphate-dependent enzyme produces the protein MDSKEVIQQNRDYTLFSWSVQSQANPIHIAGGKGAYFFDGDGNHWLDFSSQLININVGHQHPKVLEAIKKQVDELCFAAPAFASKPRGELGKRLAEVTGLAKSFFTLGGSEANENAIKIARLYTGRDKIITRYRSYHGATMGSMTASGDPRRWAVEPGIPGVVRAFDPYCYRCPFGKQPDWCHRECVSHIEEIIQMEGPHTIAAILVEGITGSNGLLVPPDDYYPKLRALCDKYGILLIDDEVMSGFGRTGTYLATQHYGIQPDIVTCAKGLTSGYMPLGAVIVSEKIAQHFENTMLWGGLTYSSHPVSCAAAIANLDVYEEERIFDNVNSLGHHLGQRLEAMKAKFDCVGDVRYIGLFSVIELVRNKETREPLAPFNGSSPEMQKLAAYLKSKYIYAFVRFNMVWVCPPLVISQEDLDKGLDVYEEALALVDDLIKAPAAD